A portion of the Cyanobium sp. PCC 7001 genome contains these proteins:
- a CDS encoding diflavin flavoprotein, protein MKTSISGSPGAAAPVSDRRVLVIRLEPGLLCLRGLSPRRSRFEVEYGLERGTTANSFLFESGSAEGGRTVPPVLIHPPGMTYAEPFFAALAELVPSDAPLKVVVGVVNPNRVELLRAMADRWPQMALVASNAGAKLVRELWDQRRPTPAGAPEPAPLPPQPPIDVVKQEASRPLAGGLQLRLIPAPTPRWPGALMAFEESTGLLMSSKFFSAHICQESFAEANRSSTEEDRRWVYDCLMAPMARQVDTVLDRIDELPIRTIAPFHGPAIAESWRSLLADYRRWGEGQNRSRLSVALLYASAYGNTATIADALAQGVSRTGVRVESLNCEFSEPEQLLEVIRSADALLIGSPTLGGHAPTPIVAALGTVLAEGDRSKPVGVFGSFGWSGEALDLLETKLRDGGFRFAFEPIKVKFSPDAVTIKTIEETGTALGRELLGARKRQERRSAGGLHDSRTNPAIQALGRVVGSLCVLTAVKPAGDSRLGGAMVASWVSQASFNPPGFTVAVAKDRAVEGLLHIGDRFALNVLAEGRQTAPMRQFLKPFSPGADRFAGLNLEETPGGQPVLPEALAWLEACVRQRMECGDHWLIYAEATGGGVLDPTGTTAVHQRRSGAQY, encoded by the coding sequence ATGAAGACTTCGATCAGCGGATCCCCCGGGGCCGCCGCTCCGGTGTCCGACCGGCGTGTGCTGGTGATCCGGCTCGAGCCCGGGCTGCTGTGCCTGCGGGGTCTCAGCCCCCGCCGGTCCCGCTTCGAGGTGGAGTACGGCCTGGAGCGGGGCACCACGGCCAACAGCTTCCTGTTCGAGTCGGGCAGCGCCGAGGGCGGACGCACCGTGCCGCCGGTGCTGATCCATCCGCCGGGGATGACCTATGCCGAACCCTTCTTCGCCGCCCTGGCGGAGCTGGTGCCCAGCGATGCCCCTCTGAAGGTGGTGGTGGGGGTGGTGAACCCCAACCGGGTGGAACTGCTGCGGGCCATGGCCGACCGCTGGCCCCAGATGGCGCTGGTGGCCTCCAATGCGGGGGCGAAGCTGGTGCGCGAGCTCTGGGATCAACGGCGTCCGACGCCGGCCGGGGCGCCGGAGCCGGCACCGCTGCCGCCCCAACCACCGATCGACGTGGTGAAGCAGGAAGCGAGCCGGCCCCTGGCCGGTGGGCTGCAGCTGCGACTGATTCCCGCGCCCACCCCCCGCTGGCCCGGCGCCCTGATGGCGTTCGAGGAAAGCACCGGCCTGCTGATGAGCAGCAAGTTCTTCTCCGCCCACATCTGCCAGGAGTCCTTCGCCGAAGCGAACCGCAGCAGCACCGAGGAGGACCGGCGCTGGGTCTACGACTGCCTGATGGCCCCCATGGCCCGGCAGGTGGACACCGTGCTCGACCGGATCGACGAGCTGCCCATCCGCACCATCGCCCCCTTCCACGGCCCCGCCATCGCCGAGAGCTGGCGCAGCCTGCTGGCCGACTACCGGCGCTGGGGGGAGGGACAGAACCGCTCCCGCCTGTCCGTGGCCCTGCTCTACGCCAGCGCCTACGGCAACACCGCCACCATCGCCGATGCCCTGGCCCAGGGCGTCTCCCGCACGGGAGTGCGGGTGGAGAGCCTCAACTGTGAGTTCAGCGAGCCCGAACAGCTGCTGGAGGTGATCCGCTCCGCCGATGCCCTGCTGATCGGCTCGCCCACCCTGGGCGGTCACGCGCCCACGCCGATCGTGGCGGCCCTCGGCACCGTGCTGGCCGAGGGCGACCGCAGCAAACCGGTGGGGGTGTTCGGCAGCTTCGGCTGGAGCGGCGAGGCGCTCGATCTGCTGGAGACCAAGCTGCGCGATGGCGGCTTCCGCTTCGCCTTCGAGCCGATCAAGGTGAAGTTCAGCCCCGATGCCGTCACGATCAAGACGATCGAGGAAACCGGCACCGCCCTGGGACGGGAGCTGCTCGGTGCCAGAAAACGGCAGGAGCGGCGCAGCGCCGGAGGCCTGCATGACAGCCGCACCAACCCAGCCATCCAGGCGCTGGGCCGCGTGGTGGGCTCGCTCTGCGTGCTCACGGCCGTGAAGCCCGCCGGCGATTCCCGTCTGGGGGGGGCGATGGTGGCCAGCTGGGTGAGCCAGGCCAGTTTCAATCCCCCCGGCTTCACGGTGGCCGTGGCCAAGGACCGGGCAGTGGAGGGGCTGCTCCACATCGGCGACCGGTTCGCGCTCAACGTGCTGGCCGAAGGCCGTCAGACCGCACCCATGCGGCAGTTCCTCAAACCCTTCAGCCCGGGCGCCGACCGCTTTGCCGGCCTCAACCTGGAGGAAACCCCGGGGGGACAGCCGGTGCTGCCGGAGGCCCTCGCCTGGCTGGAGGCCTGCGTGCGTCAGCGCATGGAGTGCGGTGACCACTGGCTGATCTACGCCGAGGCCACCGGCGGTGGGGTGCTGGATCCCACCGGCACCACGGCCGTGCACCAGCGGCGCAGCGGCGCCCAGTACTGA
- the gcvP gene encoding aminomethyl-transferring glycine dehydrogenase — protein MDPLRPASFVERHIGPGAADQAVMLEELGLASLDELARQVVPADILLSAEAAEAGLPSPCDEATALAELAAIASENQVVRSLIGQGYHATATPAVIQRHVFENPAWYTAYTPYQAEIAQGRLEALLNFQTLISELTGLPIANASLLDEATAAAEAMAMARAVGRRGGASRFLVDAQVLPQTLAVLRTRAEPLGITLTCIDAAALAAGLASDPAALPEELFADAFGLLLQLPSQLGQLWDPAPLLAAAGSAGLVTAAAIDPLAQVLLAPVGDLGVDIAVGSAQRFGVPMGFGGPHAAFFATREAFKRQIPGRLVGRSLDADGQPALRLALQTREQHIRRDKATSNICTAQVLLAVIAGFYAIHHGPEGLQAIAARVVRLRGALVAGLRALDLPPAPGAGFDTVVVPTHRPAELLGAALQGGFNLRALEGAVAISLDECSSPEELDRLLSSLAASAAVAERARQACRQALGSADGMDGWQPIPQRQRPWLRQPVFHLYRSETELLRYIQRLVSRDLSLVHGMIPLGSCTMKLNAAAELAPVSWPAFAGIHPFAPDVQTAGYRRLAADLEGWLAAITGFAGVSLQPNAGSQGEYAGLLAIRAWHHSRGEQHRDVCLIPTSAHGTNPASAVMAGMQVVAVACDEQGNIDLADLEAKAQRHAARLAALMVTYPSTHGVFETAIRRICQLVHEHGGQVYLDGANLNAQVGLCKPGHYGADVCHLNLHKTFCIPHGGGGPGVGPIAVAEHLVPFLPGDPSGSAPGGAGPVAAAPLGSASILPISWMYIRMMGGSGLRQASQVALLSANLIARRLDPHFPVLYRGAQGRVAHECILDLRPLKRSIGLEVDDLAKRLMDYGFHAPTVSWPVAGTVMVEPTESESLAELNRFCGAMVAIREEARAIEEGLSDPADNPLKRAPHTLASVTSDTWERPYSRQQAAFPAGQEQRASKFWPAVARIDNAYGDRNLACTCPSVEELALAEPLATAA, from the coding sequence ATGGATCCCCTGCGTCCCGCCTCGTTCGTGGAGCGCCACATCGGGCCCGGCGCGGCCGACCAGGCGGTGATGCTGGAGGAGCTGGGGCTGGCGAGTCTGGATGAGCTGGCCCGTCAGGTGGTGCCGGCCGACATCCTGCTCAGCGCCGAGGCGGCGGAGGCCGGCCTGCCCAGCCCCTGTGACGAGGCCACGGCCCTGGCCGAGCTGGCCGCGATCGCCAGCGAAAACCAGGTGGTGCGCAGCCTGATCGGCCAGGGCTATCACGCCACGGCCACCCCGGCGGTGATCCAGCGCCACGTGTTCGAGAACCCCGCCTGGTACACCGCCTACACGCCCTACCAGGCCGAGATCGCCCAGGGCCGCCTCGAAGCGCTGCTGAATTTCCAGACTCTGATCAGCGAGCTCACCGGCCTGCCGATCGCCAACGCCTCCCTGCTGGATGAGGCCACGGCCGCCGCGGAGGCGATGGCCATGGCCCGTGCCGTGGGCCGGCGCGGCGGCGCCAGCCGCTTTCTCGTGGATGCCCAGGTGCTGCCTCAGACGCTGGCGGTGCTCCGCACCCGGGCCGAACCCCTCGGCATCACGCTCACCTGCATCGATGCCGCGGCCCTGGCGGCCGGCCTGGCGAGCGATCCGGCCGCCCTGCCGGAGGAGCTGTTCGCCGATGCCTTCGGGCTGCTGCTGCAGCTCCCCTCGCAGCTGGGGCAGCTCTGGGACCCGGCGCCCCTGCTGGCCGCCGCCGGCTCCGCCGGTCTCGTGACCGCTGCGGCCATCGACCCCCTGGCCCAGGTGCTGCTGGCCCCGGTGGGGGATCTGGGGGTGGACATCGCCGTGGGCAGTGCCCAGCGGTTCGGCGTGCCGATGGGCTTCGGGGGGCCCCACGCCGCCTTCTTCGCCACCCGAGAGGCCTTCAAGCGCCAGATTCCAGGCCGGCTCGTGGGCCGTTCCCTCGATGCCGATGGCCAGCCGGCCCTGCGCCTGGCGCTGCAGACCCGCGAGCAGCACATCCGCCGGGACAAGGCCACCAGCAACATCTGCACCGCCCAGGTGCTGCTGGCGGTGATCGCCGGCTTCTATGCGATCCACCACGGCCCGGAGGGCCTCCAGGCGATCGCCGCCCGTGTGGTGCGGCTGCGGGGAGCCCTGGTGGCGGGCCTGCGGGCCCTGGATCTGCCACCAGCCCCCGGTGCCGGTTTCGACACGGTGGTCGTGCCCACCCACCGGCCTGCCGAGCTGCTGGGAGCTGCGCTGCAGGGGGGCTTCAACCTGCGCGCCCTCGAGGGCGCCGTGGCCATCAGCCTCGACGAGTGCAGCAGCCCGGAGGAGCTCGATCGGCTGCTCTCCAGCCTGGCCGCCAGTGCGGCCGTGGCCGAGCGGGCCCGGCAGGCCTGCCGCCAGGCCCTGGGCTCAGCGGATGGCATGGACGGCTGGCAGCCGATTCCCCAGCGGCAGCGGCCCTGGCTGCGGCAGCCGGTGTTCCATCTCTATCGCAGCGAAACCGAGCTGCTGCGCTACATCCAGCGGCTCGTGAGCCGCGACCTGTCGCTGGTGCACGGCATGATCCCGCTGGGCAGCTGCACGATGAAGCTGAACGCCGCCGCCGAGCTGGCTCCGGTGAGCTGGCCTGCCTTCGCCGGGATCCACCCCTTCGCCCCTGACGTCCAGACCGCCGGCTACCGGAGGCTGGCGGCCGATCTGGAAGGCTGGCTGGCCGCGATCACCGGTTTCGCCGGGGTGTCGCTGCAACCCAACGCCGGCTCCCAGGGGGAGTACGCCGGTCTGCTGGCGATCCGCGCCTGGCACCACAGCCGCGGCGAGCAGCATCGCGATGTCTGCCTGATTCCCACCAGTGCCCATGGCACCAACCCCGCCAGCGCCGTGATGGCGGGCATGCAGGTGGTGGCCGTGGCCTGCGATGAGCAGGGCAACATCGATCTGGCCGATCTGGAGGCCAAGGCCCAGCGCCATGCAGCCCGCCTGGCTGCCCTGATGGTCACCTACCCCTCCACCCACGGGGTGTTCGAGACCGCCATCCGTCGCATCTGCCAGCTGGTGCACGAGCACGGCGGCCAGGTCTATCTGGACGGCGCCAACCTCAATGCCCAGGTGGGGCTGTGCAAGCCCGGCCACTACGGCGCCGACGTCTGCCATCTCAACCTGCACAAGACCTTCTGCATCCCCCATGGGGGCGGCGGTCCGGGGGTGGGACCGATCGCGGTGGCCGAGCACCTGGTGCCCTTCCTCCCCGGGGATCCCAGCGGATCGGCGCCGGGCGGCGCCGGGCCGGTGGCGGCGGCCCCCCTCGGCAGCGCCTCGATCCTGCCGATCAGCTGGATGTACATCCGCATGATGGGCGGATCGGGCCTGCGCCAGGCCAGCCAGGTGGCCCTGCTGAGCGCCAACCTGATCGCCCGCCGGCTCGACCCCCATTTCCCCGTGCTCTACCGGGGAGCCCAGGGGCGGGTGGCCCATGAGTGCATTCTCGATCTGCGGCCGCTCAAGCGCAGCATCGGGCTGGAGGTGGACGATCTGGCCAAGCGCCTGATGGACTACGGCTTCCACGCCCCCACGGTGAGCTGGCCGGTGGCCGGCACCGTGATGGTGGAACCCACCGAGAGCGAGAGCCTCGCCGAGCTCAACCGCTTCTGCGGGGCGATGGTGGCGATCCGTGAGGAGGCCCGGGCGATCGAGGAGGGCCTGAGCGACCCTGCCGACAATCCGCTGAAGCGGGCGCCCCACACCCTGGCGAGCGTGACCAGCGACACCTGGGAGCGGCCGTACAGCCGCCAGCAGGCGGCGTTCCCGGCAGGGCAGGAGCAGCGCGCCAGCAAGTTCTGGCCGGCCGTGGCCCGGATCGACAACGCCTATGGCGACCGGAACCTGGCCTGCACCTGCCCGTCGGTTGAGGAACTGGCCCTGGCGGAGCCTTTGGCGACAGCCGCCTGA
- the gcvH gene encoding glycine cleavage system protein GcvH, with amino-acid sequence MALSYPSDCRYADSHEYLRPDGDSVRLGLSAFAIDQLGDIVFVELPEVGAELSQGQSCGSIESVKAVEDLLAPISGVVEARNEAVVASPEELQNDPYGEGWLLKLRPTDPSQMDALMDAQAYAAKVEGH; translated from the coding sequence ATGGCGCTCTCCTATCCCAGCGACTGTCGCTACGCCGACAGCCACGAATACCTGCGTCCCGACGGCGACAGCGTGCGGCTGGGTCTGAGCGCCTTCGCCATCGACCAGCTCGGGGACATCGTGTTCGTGGAGCTGCCGGAGGTGGGGGCCGAGCTCAGCCAGGGGCAGAGCTGCGGCAGCATCGAATCGGTGAAGGCCGTGGAGGATCTGCTGGCGCCCATCTCCGGGGTGGTGGAGGCCCGCAACGAGGCCGTGGTGGCCAGCCCGGAGGAACTGCAGAACGACCCCTACGGCGAGGGCTGGTTGCTGAAGCTGCGCCCCACCGACCCTTCCCAGATGGACGCCCTGATGGATGCCCAGGCCTACGCCGCCAAGGTGGAGGGCCACTGA
- a CDS encoding methionine gamma-lyase family protein has protein sequence MTPARWAAERLEAAAARIAAAAERHTALVQPRLQRVLEALAAERVGVHHFASVSGYGHGDQGREVLDRVFARVLQAEAAAVRLQFVSGTHAIAAALFGVLRPGDRLLSITGRPYDTLEEVIGLRGTGQGSLAEFGIVYDEVALDPRGRVDRGAVEEALAAPTRMVLIQRSCGYSWRPSLPVAEIGDLVERIRERQPGCVVFVDNCYGELVQELEPTAVGADLIAGSLIKNLGGTLAPTGGYVAGRADLVEMACCRLTAPGIGAEGGTSFDLNRLLFQGLFLAPQMVAEALICSELVAQVFSDLGFATHPRPGAERSDVIQAVRLGSPELLKTVCRAFQACSPVGSYLDPVPAPMPGYASALVMAGGTFIDGSTSEFSADAPLREPYVLYAQGGTHRAHARLALEKALVALAESGACPPD, from the coding sequence ATGACCCCCGCCCGTTGGGCCGCCGAGCGGTTGGAAGCGGCCGCCGCCCGCATCGCCGCCGCCGCCGAGCGCCACACCGCCCTGGTGCAGCCGCGGCTGCAACGGGTACTGGAGGCGCTGGCGGCGGAACGGGTGGGGGTGCATCACTTTGCCTCCGTGAGCGGCTACGGCCATGGCGACCAGGGCCGGGAGGTGCTGGATCGGGTGTTCGCCCGTGTGCTGCAGGCGGAGGCGGCCGCCGTGCGCCTGCAGTTCGTGAGCGGCACCCACGCCATTGCGGCCGCCCTGTTCGGCGTGTTGCGTCCCGGCGACCGCCTGCTCTCCATCACCGGTCGCCCCTACGACACCCTCGAGGAGGTGATCGGGCTGCGGGGAACGGGCCAGGGCTCCCTGGCCGAGTTCGGCATCGTCTACGACGAGGTGGCTCTCGACCCCCGGGGCCGGGTGGACAGGGGGGCAGTGGAGGAGGCCCTGGCCGCCCCCACCCGCATGGTGCTGATTCAGCGCAGCTGCGGCTACAGCTGGCGGCCGTCGCTGCCGGTGGCGGAGATCGGGGATCTGGTGGAGCGGATCCGGGAGCGCCAGCCGGGCTGCGTCGTGTTCGTGGACAACTGCTACGGCGAACTGGTGCAGGAGCTGGAACCCACGGCGGTGGGAGCGGATCTGATCGCGGGCTCGCTGATCAAGAACCTCGGCGGCACGCTCGCCCCCACGGGCGGCTACGTGGCCGGCCGTGCCGATCTGGTGGAGATGGCCTGCTGCCGCCTCACGGCTCCCGGCATCGGCGCCGAGGGCGGCACCAGCTTCGATCTCAATCGCCTGCTGTTCCAGGGGCTGTTCCTGGCTCCCCAGATGGTGGCCGAGGCCCTGATCTGCAGCGAACTGGTGGCCCAGGTGTTCTCCGATCTCGGCTTCGCCACCCATCCGCGGCCCGGAGCCGAGCGCAGCGATGTGATCCAGGCCGTGCGCCTCGGGTCCCCCGAGCTGCTCAAGACGGTGTGCCGCGCGTTCCAGGCCTGCTCGCCGGTGGGCTCGTACCTCGATCCGGTGCCGGCCCCCATGCCCGGCTACGCCAGCGCCCTGGTGATGGCCGGCGGCACCTTCATCGACGGCAGCACCAGCGAGTTCTCGGCCGATGCCCCCCTGCGGGAGCCCTATGTGCTCTATGCCCAGGGGGGCACGCACCGGGCCCATGCCCGGCTGGCGCTGGAGAAGGCCCTGGTGGCACTCGCCGAAAGCGGAGCCTGTCCTCCAGACTGA
- a CDS encoding fatty acid desaturase: MEPPSRRHERELRHGLQASRPPLPPRQRRYKAGTTGFMLALHVGAMAALLPRFWSWQGLLALAVLYWVTVLGVTLGLHRLVAHRSFSAPLWVERVLVLMGALACQSGPIEWVGLHRHHHRHSDQPNDHHDAGRGLWWSHSDWMLHEIPALQHVESLTGDLQRDPFYRWLDRWFLLLQLPLGAALYWVGERAGVHGGGLGLVLWAIPLRLVLVYHVTWLVNSATHAWGYRNFDCPDRSRNCWWVAILSFGEGWHNNHHAFPHSARHGLRWFEFDITWQHIRLLWALGWARRVRLAPVTACTDRPVRRGWRR, encoded by the coding sequence CTGGAGCCGCCGTCACGCCGCCACGAGCGGGAGCTGCGCCACGGGCTGCAGGCCAGCCGCCCACCCCTGCCGCCGCGGCAGCGGCGTTACAAGGCGGGCACCACGGGCTTCATGCTGGCGCTGCACGTGGGGGCGATGGCCGCCCTGCTGCCGAGGTTCTGGAGCTGGCAGGGGCTGCTGGCGCTGGCGGTGTTGTACTGGGTCACCGTGCTCGGGGTGACGCTGGGCCTGCACCGGCTGGTGGCCCACCGCAGCTTCAGCGCCCCGCTCTGGGTGGAGCGCGTTCTGGTGCTGATGGGCGCCCTGGCCTGCCAGAGCGGCCCGATCGAGTGGGTGGGGCTGCACCGCCACCACCACCGCCACTCCGACCAGCCCAACGACCACCACGACGCCGGCCGCGGACTGTGGTGGTCCCACAGCGACTGGATGCTGCACGAGATCCCGGCGCTGCAGCACGTGGAGAGCCTGACGGGGGACCTGCAGCGCGACCCCTTCTACCGCTGGCTCGATCGCTGGTTCCTGCTGCTGCAGCTGCCTCTCGGCGCCGCTCTCTACTGGGTCGGAGAGAGGGCCGGGGTTCACGGCGGCGGGCTTGGCCTCGTGCTCTGGGCGATCCCCCTGCGCCTGGTGCTCGTGTACCACGTGACCTGGCTGGTGAACTCCGCCACCCACGCCTGGGGCTATCGCAACTTCGACTGCCCGGACCGCTCGCGCAACTGCTGGTGGGTGGCGATCCTCAGCTTCGGCGAGGGCTGGCACAACAACCACCACGCCTTCCCCCACTCGGCGCGCCACGGCCTGCGCTGGTTCGAGTTCGACATCACCTGGCAGCACATCCGGCTGCTGTGGGCCCTGGGCTGGGCGCGCAGGGTGCGGCTGGCGCCGGTCACGGCCTGCACAGACCGCCCAGTTCGGCGCGGATGGCGGCGGTGA
- a CDS encoding fatty acid desaturase, which produces MTATAPTRARARLGSRGTRQPAFINGGADGLRRAAALHLPRSGEPQAAIKQGTRWGTIGFMVAIHALSLVALLPRFWSVPAVASFLILYWVTACLGVTVGYHRMLSHRAFRVPRWLERFFTTCGALSCQHGPIDWVGLHRHHHKFSDTEVDHHSSLRGFWWSHMGWMFHTIPAMAAVPRLTGDLARDPYYRWLNNWFLLLQLPLAGLLFWIGTVTGAGGWALVLWGIPLRLVVVYHCTWLVNSATHCWGSVSHDSGDQSRNNPWVAALTFGEGWHNNHHAFPHSARHGFGRQLDLTWQHIRLMRRLGLASQVRLPAAAALRSLRG; this is translated from the coding sequence ATGACCGCAACAGCACCAACCAGGGCAAGGGCCCGACTCGGGAGCCGAGGCACCCGCCAGCCGGCCTTCATCAACGGTGGAGCCGATGGTCTCCGCCGCGCCGCCGCCCTGCATCTGCCCCGCTCCGGCGAACCCCAGGCCGCCATCAAGCAGGGCACCCGCTGGGGGACGATCGGCTTCATGGTGGCCATCCACGCGCTCAGCCTGGTGGCGCTGCTGCCCCGGTTCTGGAGTGTGCCGGCCGTGGCCAGCTTCCTGATCCTCTACTGGGTGACGGCCTGCCTGGGGGTGACCGTGGGGTACCACCGGATGCTCAGCCACCGCGCCTTCCGTGTGCCCCGCTGGCTCGAGCGCTTCTTCACCACCTGCGGTGCCCTCAGCTGCCAGCACGGCCCGATCGACTGGGTGGGGCTGCACCGCCACCACCACAAGTTCTCCGACACCGAGGTGGATCACCACAGCAGCCTGCGGGGGTTCTGGTGGAGCCACATGGGCTGGATGTTCCACACGATTCCGGCCATGGCGGCGGTGCCCCGCCTCACCGGTGATCTGGCCCGTGATCCCTACTACCGCTGGCTGAACAACTGGTTCCTGCTGCTGCAGCTGCCCCTGGCCGGACTGCTGTTCTGGATCGGCACCGTGACCGGGGCCGGCGGCTGGGCCCTGGTGCTGTGGGGCATCCCCCTGCGCCTGGTGGTGGTCTACCACTGCACCTGGCTGGTGAATTCCGCCACCCACTGCTGGGGCAGCGTGTCCCACGACAGCGGCGACCAGTCGCGCAACAACCCCTGGGTGGCTGCCCTCACCTTCGGCGAGGGCTGGCACAACAACCACCACGCCTTCCCCCACTCGGCGCGCCATGGCTTCGGCCGCCAGCTCGATCTCACCTGGCAGCACATCCGCCTGATGCGCCGGCTCGGCCTGGCCAGCCAGGTGCGGCTGCCCGCCGCGGCCGCTCTGCGCAGCCTGCGGGGCTGA
- the rplI gene encoding 50S ribosomal protein L9: MAKRVQVVLSEDVLSLGKDGDLVEVAPGYARNFLLPTGKAVPLTPAVLRQVEARRAKEAERQAALRAEAEAFRTALATIGRFTVKKQTGGDDVLFGTVTNGDVAEAIEAATKKDVDRRHILVPEIHRTGSYKVQVKLHPEVVAEINLEVVSH; this comes from the coding sequence ATGGCCAAGCGCGTTCAAGTCGTACTCAGCGAAGATGTCCTCAGCCTGGGCAAGGACGGCGATCTGGTGGAAGTGGCCCCTGGCTACGCCCGCAACTTCCTGCTCCCCACCGGCAAGGCGGTGCCCCTCACCCCAGCGGTGCTGCGGCAGGTGGAAGCCCGCCGCGCCAAGGAGGCCGAGCGCCAGGCCGCCCTGCGGGCGGAGGCCGAGGCCTTCCGCACCGCCCTGGCCACCATCGGCCGCTTCACGGTGAAGAAGCAGACCGGCGGCGATGACGTGCTGTTCGGCACCGTGACCAACGGCGATGTGGCCGAGGCCATCGAGGCCGCCACCAAGAAGGACGTGGACCGTCGCCACATCCTGGTGCCCGAGATCCACCGCACCGGCTCCTACAAGGTGCAGGTGAAGCTGCACCCCGAGGTGGTGGCCGAGATCAACCTCGAAGTGGTGAGCCACTGA
- the dnaB gene encoding replicative DNA helicase, translating to MVSVPVSDRDADGEGARPGPRRARLRDEASFEALPDSVPPQNLEAEEAVLGGVLLDPDAIGRVADVLQPEAFYLSAHREIYRTALMLHSQGKPTDLTAMTAWLADTGLLEKVGGSGRLVELVERTISTASIDQVARLVMDKFLRRQLIRSGNEVIQLGFDQSKPMEQVLDEAEQKIFAISQEKPSQGLTPTAEILTSTFNEIESRSLGTSVAGIPVNFYDLDAITQGLQRSDLIIVAGRPAMGKTSIVLNIAKNVAQLHSLPVCVFSLEMSKEQLTYRLLAMEVGIESGRLRTGRLQQEEWPLLGQGINTLGQLPIFIDDKPNAGVLEMRSLCRRLMAESGKELGLIVIDYLQLMEGSTPDNRVQELSRITRGLKGMARELNVPVMALSQLSRGVESRTNKRPMLSDLRESGSIEQDADLVLMIYRDEYYNPETPDRGITEVIVTKHRNGPVGTVKLLFEPQFTRFRNLAA from the coding sequence ATGGTGAGCGTGCCTGTCAGCGACCGTGATGCCGACGGCGAGGGCGCCCGGCCTGGTCCCAGGCGGGCACGGCTGCGGGATGAGGCCAGCTTCGAGGCCCTGCCCGATTCGGTGCCGCCCCAGAACCTGGAGGCCGAGGAGGCGGTGCTGGGCGGCGTGCTGCTCGACCCCGACGCCATCGGCCGGGTGGCCGATGTGCTGCAGCCGGAGGCCTTCTACCTGAGCGCCCACCGGGAGATCTACCGCACCGCCCTGATGCTGCACAGCCAGGGCAAGCCCACTGACCTCACCGCCATGACCGCCTGGCTGGCGGACACCGGCCTGCTGGAGAAAGTGGGCGGCAGCGGCCGGCTGGTGGAGCTCGTGGAGCGCACGATCTCCACCGCCTCGATCGACCAGGTGGCCCGCCTGGTGATGGACAAGTTCCTGAGGCGCCAGCTGATCCGCTCCGGCAACGAGGTGATCCAGCTGGGCTTCGACCAGAGCAAGCCCATGGAGCAGGTGCTCGATGAGGCCGAGCAGAAGATCTTCGCCATCAGCCAGGAGAAGCCCAGCCAGGGGCTCACCCCCACCGCCGAGATCCTCACCAGCACCTTCAACGAGATCGAGAGCCGCTCGCTCGGCACCTCGGTGGCCGGCATTCCGGTGAACTTCTACGACCTGGACGCCATCACCCAGGGGCTGCAGCGCAGCGACCTGATCATCGTCGCCGGCCGGCCGGCGATGGGGAAGACCTCGATCGTGCTGAACATCGCCAAGAACGTGGCCCAGCTGCACAGCCTGCCGGTGTGCGTGTTCTCCCTGGAGATGAGCAAGGAACAGCTCACCTACCGACTGCTGGCGATGGAGGTGGGCATCGAGAGCGGCCGGCTGCGCACGGGCCGGCTGCAGCAGGAGGAGTGGCCGCTGCTGGGACAGGGCATCAACACCCTGGGGCAGCTTCCGATCTTCATCGACGACAAGCCCAATGCCGGCGTGCTGGAGATGCGCTCGCTCTGCCGCCGGCTGATGGCCGAAAGCGGCAAGGAGCTCGGGCTGATCGTGATCGACTACCTGCAGCTGATGGAGGGCTCCACCCCCGACAACCGGGTGCAGGAACTCTCGCGCATCACCCGGGGCCTCAAGGGCATGGCGCGGGAACTCAACGTGCCGGTGATGGCCCTCTCCCAGCTCAGCCGGGGGGTGGAATCGCGCACGAACAAGCGTCCGATGCTGAGCGACCTGCGCGAGTCGGGCTCCATCGAGCAGGACGCCGACCTGGTGCTGATGATCTACCGGGACGAGTACTACAACCCGGAGACGCCGGACCGCGGCATCACCGAGGTGATCGTGACCAAGCACCGCAACGGGCCGGTGGGCACGGTGAAGCTGCTGTTCGAGCCCCAGTTCACCCGGTTCCGCAACCTGGCGGCCTGA